The following is a genomic window from Parvularculales bacterium.
TGGCCCCACCGATGCCGGCGTCATGGAGATATTCCTAAACCCAAGGCCGATAAGCGCCATAGCCTCCAGAGGGTAGCCTGCAATTTCACCACATAAAGAAAGCGGAACATTATATTGGCGACAGGACAGAACAATTTGACGCAACATGCGCAACACGGCAGGATTAAGTGGATCATATCGGTTTGATACTTTGATGTTACCACGGTCGCTGGCAAACAAAAATTGCAATAGATCATTACTGCCAACGGAAACAAAATCTACAAGGGGCAACAATGTGTCTAACTGCCAAACCAACGCCGGCACTTCTAGCATGACTCCCACGCGAATCTCATCCGGACCCTGACGGCCAAACCGGACCATACGCTCTTGCTCCACATTTACCAACGCCCGCGCGCGTTTGAACTCTTCAACAGTGGAAATCATAGGAAACATAAGCCGCAACTTATGCCCCCGCGAAGCCATCAACAAAGCGCGTAATTGATAGCGCAACAAAGCCGGACGATCCAACGCCATACGAATAGCCCGCCAGCCCATCATGGGATTTTCTTCCTGAACGGCTTCCATATAGGGCAGAATTTTATCGCCCCCCGCATCAAGAGTCCTGAACACCACCGGCCGTGTTCCGGCAACCCCCAACACCTGCCTATAAAGATCTGCCTGAGATTTAAGACGTGGTAAGGTAGACGCTATCATGAACTGAAGCTCCGTGCGAAATAAACCAATACCCCCCGCACCGGATGCCTCCAAAAGAGGTAACTCAACAAGTAAGCCTGCGTTAATATTGACGTCTATGTCCACACCATCCAGGGTGATGGCAGGTTTATGACGATGTGCGCGATACCGCGCCTGACGGCTAGCCTGTAGCCGCACTTTATCTGCATAGGCAGCTATAATATTTTGATCCGGGTGAATATAAACTTCACCCGCGTCACCATCCACAATGATGGCCGACCCAGATTCGGTCATGAGCAGAATATCTTTGGAGCGCCCGACAATAGGAATACCCAACGCGCGCGCTACAATGGTGACATGAGCACCCCGTGCGCCCTCTTCCAACACCAATCCACGCAACCGCTCGCGGTTATAACTCAACAATTCTCCCGGCCCCATATTGCGAGCGATGACGATAGCATCTTCCGGTAATTCCTCCTCGCTGGCCGTGATGGGTAAGCCACTCAAATGACGCAACAACCGATTTGCTAAATCCTCCAAATCATGAAGCCGCTCCCGTAAATAGGGATCCGTTTGACGCCGAAATCGCGCCCTGATATCGCCCCGAACCCGCTCTACAGCAGCTTCCGCCGTCAATCCCGTACGCACCGCCTCCCGCAACCGGTTGCGCCAGCCACGATCATGAGCAAACATGCGATACGC
Proteins encoded in this region:
- the ptsP gene encoding phosphoenolpyruvate--protein phosphotransferase, yielding MVSSLRDSAHAMQSTIVSTRDLLRRLRSIMAGDETGRARIDQTAQLITAHIGVDVCSIYLVGEPENLVLRATCGLKPGVVDKITLAFGEGLVGDIALHARPLNLAEAQSNPKFTYQPESGEEKYKSLMGVPILRAARVIGVLVVQNREERIYSEEMLEDLQTISMVLAELVVASHLVEEVGLSGRDAQAHTEHIRGVSFAGGVALGHVVLHEPRVLVDALIAEDTDVELKRLEDAINDLQGFTDRMLAMEDLSHAGQHRDILEAYRMFAHDRGWRNRLREAVRTGLTAEAAVERVRGDIRARFRRQTDPYLRERLHDLEDLANRLLRHLSGLPITASEEELPEDAIVIARNMGPGELLSYNRERLRGLVLEEGARGAHVTIVARALGIPIVGRSKDILLMTESGSAIIVDGDAGEVYIHPDQNIIAAYADKVRLQASRQARYRAHRHKPAITLDGVDIDVNINAGLLVELPLLEASGAGGIGLFRTELQFMIASTLPRLKSQADLYRQVLGVAGTRPVVFRTLDAGGDKILPYMEAVQEENPMMGWRAIRMALDRPALLRYQLRALLMASRGHKLRLMFPMISTVEEFKRARALVNVEQERMVRFGRQGPDEIRVGVMLEVPALVWQLDTLLPLVDFVSVGSNDLLQFLFASDRGNIKVSNRYDPLNPAVLRMLRQIVLSCRQYNVPLSLCGEIAGYPLEAMALIGLGFRNISMTPASVGPVKMMIRSVNHGALGTFVEQLCDAPQDSVRGRLLAYACEHDVDFQPR